The Lentisphaera araneosa HTCC2155 genome has a window encoding:
- a CDS encoding ion transporter, with the protein MASNTWQDKIHEIIYEADTPAGKLFDLALIASIILSVIAIMLDSIPSINAVHGTLLYKIEWAFTIAFTIEYILRIVCIKRPKSYIFSFLGIIDLLSILPTYLGLLITGQGHYLAIVRLLRVLRIFRILKLAQYLKEASILVTALHASKRKIFVFFCTVIVLVTILGSIMYIVESPTNPVFKSIPHSIYWAIVTITTVGYGDMAPITNLGRFIASIVMLLGYAIIAVPSGIVTSELTQAVKNQFTNTKSCPNCAHDSHEHDAIHCKVCGHKL; encoded by the coding sequence ATGGCCTCAAATACTTGGCAGGACAAGATACACGAAATCATATACGAAGCAGATACTCCTGCTGGCAAACTTTTCGACCTAGCTCTTATTGCTAGTATTATTCTTTCTGTTATTGCAATTATGCTTGATAGCATCCCATCAATCAATGCCGTCCATGGCACACTTCTTTATAAAATCGAATGGGCCTTCACTATTGCCTTTACGATAGAATACATATTACGAATAGTCTGTATTAAACGACCTAAATCATATATCTTTAGTTTCCTAGGCATTATTGACCTACTGTCGATCCTACCAACTTATCTTGGCCTTCTAATCACGGGGCAAGGTCATTACCTAGCCATTGTGAGATTACTGCGAGTACTGCGCATTTTTCGGATTTTAAAACTGGCTCAATACTTAAAAGAAGCCAGTATATTGGTCACTGCCTTACACGCTAGTAAAAGGAAGATATTTGTTTTCTTTTGTACTGTCATTGTATTAGTAACTATACTTGGCTCTATCATGTATATCGTTGAAAGCCCCACTAACCCTGTATTCAAAAGTATACCCCATAGTATTTATTGGGCCATTGTAACCATCACAACTGTTGGCTACGGTGACATGGCCCCTATAACAAATCTAGGACGATTCATTGCATCGATCGTCATGCTCTTAGGTTATGCGATCATCGCAGTCCCAAGTGGAATTGTCACTTCCGAACTTACACAAGCTGTCAAAAACCAGTTCACAAACACCAAATCATGCCCCAACTGTGCCCATGATTCTCATGAACACGACGCTATTCACTGTAAGGTTTGTGGACATAAGTTATGA
- the pyk gene encoding pyruvate kinase — translation MRELSRTKIVSTLGPTTKGRLKELIEEGVDVFRLNFSHGSHEEHAERIQEVISAATELKRTVGILGDLQGPKIRCGKIIEGGIQLEAGQELVITTDEILGEGSRISTVFQALPREVKVGDPILMDDGLLEAVVERIEGNEIFCKMLVAGKLTSNKGINLPETDIQSPALTEKDERDLKFIIENDAIDFVALSFVRKGEDLDIIHAAMDKIGKRKPVISKIEKPSALVDIDAIIEKSDALMVARGDLGVEIPSEKVPVAQKTMIRKCIEQGKPCIVATQMLDSMIRNPRPTRAEASDVANAVLDGASAVMLSGETASGSYPVEAVQMMTKIIRETERNFMTKPGMWGYEQPEIRNDVDALCKSIVDLSETLNVKGIICITNTGKTALRIARFRPACPIFAFASHENNVLRKLSLPKAVVPMPLKDLTYDESTLTQMEEALDRHPFLDNGDQVILAAALPFDKTSNTNLIKLHTIGKDSMLLSKKTN, via the coding sequence ATGAGAGAACTTAGTAGAACTAAGATTGTTTCAACATTAGGCCCAACGACTAAAGGTCGTCTCAAAGAACTTATCGAAGAAGGCGTCGACGTTTTTCGCCTCAACTTTTCACACGGCTCACACGAAGAACATGCAGAAAGAATCCAAGAAGTTATCTCCGCCGCAACTGAATTAAAACGTACCGTTGGTATTCTCGGCGACCTTCAAGGCCCAAAAATTCGTTGTGGCAAAATCATTGAAGGCGGCATTCAGCTTGAAGCTGGACAAGAGCTCGTCATCACAACTGATGAAATTCTTGGTGAAGGAAGTCGTATTTCTACTGTTTTCCAAGCCTTGCCTCGTGAAGTAAAAGTTGGCGATCCAATCCTTATGGATGACGGCTTACTTGAAGCTGTTGTTGAAAGAATTGAAGGAAACGAAATTTTCTGTAAAATGCTTGTCGCAGGCAAACTCACTTCAAACAAGGGAATCAACCTTCCTGAAACTGACATCCAGAGCCCTGCCTTAACTGAAAAAGATGAAAGAGACCTCAAGTTCATCATTGAAAATGATGCTATTGATTTTGTTGCTCTATCCTTTGTCCGTAAAGGGGAAGACCTTGATATCATCCACGCAGCTATGGATAAGATAGGCAAAAGAAAGCCAGTCATCTCAAAAATCGAAAAACCTTCTGCACTCGTCGACATTGACGCTATCATTGAAAAATCTGATGCCCTCATGGTTGCTCGTGGTGACCTTGGCGTAGAAATCCCTTCTGAGAAAGTTCCTGTTGCGCAAAAAACAATGATTCGCAAATGTATTGAACAAGGAAAACCTTGTATCGTTGCTACACAAATGCTCGATTCAATGATTCGCAACCCACGCCCCACTCGTGCTGAAGCATCTGACGTTGCTAACGCCGTACTCGACGGAGCATCAGCCGTTATGCTCTCTGGTGAAACTGCTAGTGGTTCTTACCCTGTTGAAGCTGTACAAATGATGACTAAGATCATTCGTGAAACTGAAAGAAACTTCATGACTAAGCCGGGCATGTGGGGCTATGAGCAACCAGAAATCCGTAATGATGTTGATGCTTTATGTAAATCTATTGTTGACCTTTCTGAGACACTCAATGTTAAAGGTATTATCTGTATCACTAATACTGGTAAAACTGCGTTGAGAATTGCACGTTTCCGTCCAGCATGTCCTATCTTTGCTTTTGCTTCACACGAAAACAATGTATTGCGTAAGCTTTCCCTTCCTAAAGCGGTTGTTCCAATGCCACTTAAAGATTTAACCTATGACGAAAGTACCCTCACTCAAATGGAAGAAGCTCTTGATCGTCACCCATTCTTAGATAATGGTGACCAAGTCATCTTGGCTGCAGCTTTACCTTTTGATAAGACAAGTAACACAAACCTTATCAAGCTTCACACAATCGGTAAAGACAGTATGCTTTTAAGTAAAAAGACTAACTAA
- a CDS encoding IS3 family transposase, with protein sequence MNSHFTVKQLCNHLHMSRQNFYKNKSLSTKKEVDRKLVIDLIKEQRCIQSELGIRKLQNMLVDNFKENSIQIGRDRLFDIAREERLLIKRKRKYCRTTDSRHRFKVYKNLIKDKVLTAPNQVWVCDITYIRVAKSFVYLALITDAFSRKIIAYNVGESLEAVGCIKALKMALKSLPKGSYPIHHSDRGSQYCCHDYIEILTNRNLPVSMTEENHCYENSKAERVNGILKYEYHLRETFKNFKDAKKAIKQAIYLYNNCRPHTALEYSFPSVVHETQCA encoded by the coding sequence ATGAATAGCCACTTTACTGTTAAACAACTTTGTAATCACCTCCATATGAGTCGGCAAAATTTCTATAAAAATAAATCTTTAAGCACCAAAAAAGAAGTAGATAGAAAACTTGTGATCGATCTTATTAAAGAACAACGTTGCATTCAATCTGAGCTCGGAATTCGAAAGCTGCAGAATATGTTAGTAGATAACTTCAAAGAGAATTCTATACAGATAGGACGAGATCGCTTATTCGATATAGCTCGCGAAGAACGCCTATTAATCAAAAGAAAGAGGAAGTACTGTCGAACTACTGACTCTAGGCATCGTTTTAAAGTCTACAAAAATCTAATAAAGGATAAGGTGTTAACCGCACCTAACCAGGTGTGGGTTTGTGATATAACCTACATCAGAGTTGCAAAAAGCTTTGTTTATCTAGCGTTAATCACAGATGCCTTCTCTAGAAAAATTATTGCTTATAATGTGGGAGAGAGTTTAGAAGCTGTAGGATGTATCAAAGCATTAAAGATGGCTTTAAAAAGTCTCCCAAAAGGGTCATACCCCATCCATCACTCTGACCGTGGGTCTCAGTACTGCTGTCACGATTACATTGAAATCTTGACGAATAGAAATCTTCCTGTCAGTATGACTGAAGAAAACCATTGCTATGAAAATTCAAAAGCTGAAAGAGTCAACGGAATACTGAAGTATGAATATCATTTACGCGAAACATTTAAGAACTTTAAAGATGCTAAAAAAGCAATTAAGCAGGCTATTTACTTATACAATAATTGTCGCCCTCATACAGCTTTGGAATATTCATTTCCAAGTGTTGTTCATGAAACACAATGTGCATAA
- a CDS encoding transposase, translating to MKDTIRYSESFKQKVVNEISKGKFISCGEASQAYGISGSCTVRAWVKKYGRTDLLPKVIKVETENDIDEIKALKKHIAELEKTVTELAISDVMNKAYFDIACDEFGVSDKEAFKKKVGVKRSKESDQ from the coding sequence ATGAAAGATACAATAAGATATAGTGAATCATTTAAACAAAAAGTGGTAAACGAGATCTCCAAAGGTAAATTTATAAGCTGTGGAGAAGCGAGCCAAGCTTATGGGATATCAGGCTCTTGTACAGTAAGAGCCTGGGTCAAAAAGTATGGTAGAACAGACTTATTACCAAAGGTGATTAAAGTGGAAACAGAAAATGATATTGATGAGATTAAAGCTCTTAAAAAGCATATTGCTGAGTTAGAGAAAACAGTAACCGAACTAGCGATAAGTGATGTTATGAATAAAGCTTACTTTGATATAGCTTGTGATGAGTTCGGCGTATCTGATAAAGAAGCCTTCAAAAAAAAAGTCGGTGTGAAGCGGTCAAAAGAGTCAGATCAATGA
- the murB gene encoding UDP-N-acetylmuramate dehydrogenase: MFPWKHVHFIGIGGAGLSAMASLLHQAKLKVSGSDITQSAKTRELEESGIVISYHQEGELIKPGISLVIVSSAVQKDNLELENAKNIGLSIVSRQDFLKALCACFPKVIAVGGSHGKTTVTSMCAWIFKQNQEPASWMIGGDLNSSDFPAAHFSPNGPLIIEADESDGTIAALSPSTGVLINTDDDHAWSVGGVNQLFDNFRKFAKQSQKVYASQDDSCLAVLQGIENVEFMPAKANLKLIQKGEFMRLNASLAIVACTNEGINPEKATEVLQEFCGVQRRSQVHFETAFLTLFEDYAHHPKELKALNSALEEQYDPYRKIAVFQPHRYERLESYTEQFAQELKEFDKVFIAPPFSAWSSRQDTPSLEALRVLIGPKAEVFESEDWEYNAEKVLAQTPTTEHCIITIIGAATIKDIIPWLKNQLISHSISERLPDLNILHEPEWSEITTLGAGKTQHACYEPQTVEELQELMRFAKRYSLKTLILGAGSNMVGCDQLFDGIIIRLRLGEFSEITIEGKNARVGAGVKWLKLIKRLQEDNLGGAEALAAVPGSIGGGIRMNAGAQGQETSEFVIAVHGIDQDAKVKSYQNDEITWNYRSCSLPNDFIVTSIDMKFKAAVPQRSKAIVQSTRDFRKKTQPGGRNPGCAFRNPGDVAAGQLIDKYGFKSISFPHCAVSDLHANFFVNENKCSADEYARLMEYVQQGVYDACGIRLQQEVVFSDKRKINVVKALKIAVLKGGPSSERPISLQSAEAVAKALRDGGHEVTEIDITDFSLPAISKDIDLVFPVLHGEFGEDGQVQKLIEGQGFPYVGCDITSSELCIDKDAAVCELRNSGLPVCDSVVLRSKDEEISQNITLPCVVKPNRQGSSISLSLVEKEGDLRKAIDLAFENDDTVLVESFFKGIECTVGLIDGKALSVVEIIPPEGFFDYDAKYTYSKGKTQYNCPPKEIPEDVSERLKKCGEESFKVLKGRHLMRVDMIWNPDSDKFIILEANTMPGFTSSSLLPKAAKRDGISFTELCCGLAKKAIEA; the protein is encoded by the coding sequence ATGTTTCCTTGGAAGCATGTTCACTTCATAGGTATTGGTGGCGCTGGTTTATCGGCCATGGCCTCCCTACTCCACCAAGCTAAGCTCAAAGTTTCTGGCTCTGACATAACACAGAGTGCAAAAACACGCGAACTCGAAGAGTCTGGCATCGTGATCTCCTATCATCAAGAAGGAGAACTCATTAAACCTGGGATCAGTCTCGTCATCGTCAGCAGCGCTGTTCAGAAAGATAATTTAGAACTTGAGAATGCGAAAAACATCGGACTCAGCATTGTCTCACGCCAAGATTTTCTCAAAGCTTTGTGTGCATGCTTTCCAAAAGTGATTGCCGTGGGTGGATCTCATGGCAAAACTACCGTCACCTCTATGTGTGCGTGGATTTTTAAACAAAATCAAGAACCCGCCTCATGGATGATTGGTGGCGATCTTAATTCCAGCGATTTCCCCGCTGCACATTTCTCTCCTAATGGGCCACTCATTATCGAAGCAGATGAATCAGACGGCACAATTGCAGCTCTCAGCCCTAGCACAGGCGTCCTCATCAATACTGACGATGATCATGCTTGGAGTGTAGGTGGTGTGAATCAGCTCTTCGATAACTTCCGCAAATTTGCGAAACAAAGTCAAAAAGTTTACGCTTCCCAAGATGACTCCTGCCTAGCCGTACTGCAAGGAATTGAAAACGTTGAGTTCATGCCCGCAAAAGCTAATTTAAAACTCATACAAAAAGGCGAGTTCATGCGCCTCAATGCGAGCCTCGCCATTGTCGCCTGCACAAACGAAGGTATCAATCCAGAGAAAGCGACTGAAGTCTTACAAGAATTTTGCGGTGTGCAAAGGCGCTCACAGGTTCATTTCGAAACCGCTTTTCTGACTTTATTTGAAGACTATGCCCACCACCCCAAAGAACTCAAAGCTCTGAATTCTGCACTGGAAGAACAATACGATCCTTACCGAAAAATCGCCGTATTCCAGCCTCACCGCTATGAACGTCTCGAGTCCTATACTGAGCAATTTGCTCAAGAACTCAAAGAGTTTGATAAAGTCTTTATTGCTCCCCCCTTCTCGGCTTGGTCATCTCGCCAAGACACTCCTTCTCTGGAAGCCCTACGAGTCCTAATTGGACCAAAAGCAGAGGTTTTTGAGAGCGAAGACTGGGAATACAATGCCGAAAAAGTACTCGCCCAAACCCCGACTACTGAGCACTGCATTATTACCATAATTGGTGCCGCTACAATCAAAGACATCATCCCCTGGCTCAAAAACCAACTCATTTCTCATAGCATCTCTGAACGCCTTCCCGATTTGAATATCTTGCACGAACCTGAATGGTCAGAAATCACCACTCTTGGTGCCGGCAAAACTCAACACGCTTGCTATGAACCACAGACAGTTGAAGAACTTCAAGAACTCATGAGGTTTGCTAAGCGTTACTCACTCAAAACTTTAATCTTGGGTGCAGGCTCCAATATGGTGGGCTGTGACCAACTTTTTGATGGCATTATCATACGCTTGCGTTTGGGTGAATTCAGCGAAATCACAATCGAAGGAAAAAACGCCCGAGTGGGTGCCGGCGTCAAATGGCTCAAACTCATCAAACGTTTACAAGAAGATAATCTTGGTGGTGCAGAAGCTTTGGCAGCTGTTCCCGGCTCTATTGGTGGCGGCATTCGCATGAATGCCGGTGCGCAAGGACAAGAAACATCCGAATTTGTCATTGCTGTTCACGGCATCGACCAAGACGCCAAAGTAAAATCTTACCAAAACGATGAAATCACTTGGAACTACAGGTCCTGCTCATTACCAAACGATTTTATCGTCACGAGTATTGACATGAAATTCAAAGCAGCCGTTCCCCAACGCTCCAAAGCAATTGTGCAAAGCACACGCGACTTCCGCAAAAAAACTCAACCCGGCGGAAGAAATCCCGGCTGTGCCTTTCGCAATCCAGGTGATGTGGCGGCTGGTCAATTGATCGATAAGTATGGATTTAAATCCATTAGCTTCCCCCATTGTGCCGTATCGGATTTACACGCCAACTTTTTTGTCAATGAAAACAAATGCTCCGCCGATGAATATGCTCGCCTCATGGAATACGTTCAACAAGGCGTCTACGATGCCTGTGGCATTCGCCTGCAACAAGAAGTTGTCTTTAGTGACAAGCGCAAAATCAATGTGGTAAAGGCGCTCAAAATCGCCGTCTTAAAAGGTGGTCCCTCCAGTGAACGTCCCATCTCCCTTCAATCTGCTGAGGCCGTTGCTAAAGCCCTCCGCGATGGTGGTCACGAAGTCACTGAAATAGATATTACCGATTTTTCACTCCCCGCAATCTCAAAAGACATCGATCTCGTTTTCCCCGTTTTACATGGTGAATTTGGTGAAGATGGACAAGTGCAAAAACTTATCGAAGGACAGGGCTTCCCCTATGTGGGCTGCGATATCACTTCGAGTGAACTCTGTATCGACAAAGACGCCGCCGTTTGCGAACTGCGCAATTCAGGCCTACCCGTTTGCGACTCAGTTGTCTTACGATCCAAAGATGAAGAAATCTCACAGAACATCACGCTGCCCTGCGTCGTCAAACCCAATCGTCAAGGCTCAAGTATAAGTCTCAGCCTCGTGGAAAAAGAAGGAGATCTTAGAAAAGCCATTGATCTCGCTTTTGAAAATGATGACACAGTGCTCGTAGAAAGCTTTTTTAAGGGGATAGAATGCACTGTAGGCCTCATTGATGGCAAAGCCTTGAGCGTCGTTGAAATCATTCCTCCAGAAGGCTTTTTTGACTACGATGCTAAATACACTTATAGCAAAGGTAAAACTCAGTATAACTGCCCACCAAAAGAGATTCCCGAAGATGTCTCTGAACGCCTTAAAAAATGTGGGGAAGAATCCTTCAAAGTTCTCAAGGGTCGCCACCTCATGCGCGTTGATATGATCTGGAATCCTGATTCAGATAAGTTCATAATCCTCGAAGCCAACACTATGCCCGGCTTTACCTCTAGCTCACTCCTTCCCAAGGCAGCCAAACGCGATGGCATCAGCTTCACAGAACTCTGCTGTGGTTTAGCAAAGAAGGCGATAGAAGCTTAA
- a CDS encoding DUF493 domain-containing protein, giving the protein MREKFQETNTMQDDPGKQLEFPLDCQFRIMAMANAENIPQDLQKVIDQHDLKSTPKKGNSTKKGTYQSWIVSGTIYSLESLRAVGADFSAIDGVKMVL; this is encoded by the coding sequence ATGAGAGAAAAATTTCAGGAAACAAATACTATGCAAGATGACCCCGGAAAACAATTAGAATTCCCCCTCGACTGCCAGTTTCGCATTATGGCTATGGCCAATGCTGAAAATATCCCCCAAGATTTACAAAAAGTCATCGATCAACACGACTTGAAAAGCACACCAAAAAAGGGGAACTCAACTAAAAAGGGCACCTACCAAAGTTGGATTGTCTCGGGCACCATCTACAGCCTTGAATCTTTACGAGCTGTCGGAGCCGACTTCTCCGCCATTGATGGCGTTAAAATGGTACTTTAA
- a CDS encoding pyridoxamine 5'-phosphate oxidase family protein, whose amino-acid sequence MNIEIPSTALETAETLRDFCLLQLNEAGKKPRHPWRLATLALCDQNGSPLCMKIVLRDFHKGTLTFFTDQRSAKIQSLEAKPEVSLCFYNADLGLQFTALCSVSIHHQDLICQAYWKKLSESSKTCYAASPSPGAALKQPFSFSNQDSCELPYDNFAVIKCAIRKIDILCLNPKGNIRAMGDFVKPSSITWAAP is encoded by the coding sequence ATGAATATCGAAATCCCTTCAACCGCACTTGAAACCGCTGAGACTCTTCGGGACTTTTGCCTCTTACAACTCAACGAAGCGGGCAAAAAACCGCGTCACCCTTGGCGATTGGCTACCCTTGCCCTCTGCGATCAAAATGGCTCCCCACTTTGTATGAAAATTGTGCTTCGTGACTTTCACAAGGGAACTCTCACCTTTTTCACCGACCAAAGAAGTGCAAAAATCCAATCGCTAGAAGCCAAACCCGAAGTGAGCCTTTGTTTTTACAACGCTGATTTAGGGCTTCAGTTCACCGCTTTATGTAGCGTGAGTATTCATCATCAAGATCTCATCTGTCAGGCCTACTGGAAAAAACTTAGCGAATCCAGCAAAACCTGCTACGCTGCTTCACCGAGTCCAGGCGCTGCACTCAAACAACCTTTCTCCTTTAGCAACCAAGATAGTTGCGAACTTCCTTACGATAACTTTGCCGTTATCAAATGCGCTATTCGCAAAATCGACATCCTCTGCCTCAATCCAAAAGGCAATATCCGTGCCATGGGTGACTTTGTCAAACCAAGTTCCATCACCTGGGCTGCGCCTTAA
- the rdgB gene encoding RdgB/HAM1 family non-canonical purine NTP pyrophosphatase — MKIVAATNNKHKLVELKAILSQLGIEVLSAAEVGGIPDVIEDVDTFVGNASKKAIESAIHLGMPVLSDDSGLCVEALDGRPGVFSARYGGPGLDDQDRCHKLLDELKNCDNRWAYFACVIALADENGKLIGSSMGKCLGNISDEMRGEEGFGYDPLFIPKDYDQSFAELGEEIKNSLSHRKNALEKAIADGLFDKLKS; from the coding sequence ATGAAAATTGTCGCTGCAACTAACAACAAACATAAGCTTGTAGAACTAAAGGCAATCCTCTCACAACTCGGCATCGAAGTCTTGTCCGCTGCCGAAGTGGGGGGCATTCCCGATGTAATTGAAGATGTCGATACTTTTGTGGGCAACGCAAGTAAAAAAGCTATTGAATCCGCTATCCACTTGGGCATGCCCGTACTCTCTGACGACTCAGGCTTATGTGTCGAAGCACTCGATGGTCGCCCTGGCGTCTTTAGCGCACGCTACGGAGGCCCCGGACTCGACGACCAGGATCGTTGCCATAAACTCCTTGATGAGCTCAAAAATTGCGACAACCGATGGGCTTACTTCGCCTGCGTCATTGCCCTCGCCGACGAAAATGGCAAACTCATTGGATCGAGCATGGGCAAATGCTTGGGAAATATTTCAGATGAAATGCGTGGAGAAGAAGGCTTTGGTTACGACCCCCTTTTTATTCCCAAGGATTACGACCAAAGCTTTGCTGAACTCGGCGAAGAAATCAAGAACTCCCTAAGCCACCGTAAAAATGCTTTGGAAAAAGCTATTGCAGATGGTTTATTTGATAAATTAAAAAGCTAA
- a CDS encoding PhoH family protein → MNKIYILDTTVILNDSNAIFSFPEEHVIIPLSVIEKVDKFKREMNDLGKNAREFNRTMDTLRKRGSLTEGIELNNKGTLQILFRAINGKEEVGISSDSVLTIGKNMRDDHPKKKIIIVSKDLNLRLKANALGLHAEGYEKDRFEEIMDYNGWHTLYLSQEELDEFNAIGTLNYEGDVKLRPNEFLNLKVKGKEKTAALARVAIHAPNIIIPLRFSSEDISGLRPLNMEQTFVLEALLDENIKLVSLQGVAGTGKTLLAVAAGLRQVLRDFTFNKILVSRPIMPMGKDIGYLPGDIDEKLRPWMQPIFDAVELIRSIDRRSSKPTLPSNLMDMEELQIEPLTYIRGRSIPNQYMVIDESQNLSPLELKTIVTRMGKNSKIVLTGDVEQIDHPYMDSYSNGLAYVAGRFRDNPLAAHIKLSKGERSELAEAAVNLL, encoded by the coding sequence ATGAACAAAATCTATATTCTTGACACCACAGTAATTCTCAATGACTCAAACGCCATCTTCTCATTTCCCGAAGAACACGTCATTATACCTTTAAGCGTCATAGAAAAAGTAGATAAATTTAAACGAGAGATGAATGACTTGGGTAAAAATGCCCGTGAATTCAACCGCACAATGGATACGCTTCGTAAAAGAGGCTCCTTAACAGAAGGTATTGAACTTAATAATAAAGGTACTCTACAGATTCTTTTCCGCGCTATCAATGGTAAAGAAGAAGTTGGAATCTCAAGCGATAGCGTTCTGACCATCGGCAAAAACATGCGTGATGATCATCCGAAGAAAAAAATCATCATTGTTTCCAAAGACTTAAATCTACGACTTAAAGCGAATGCCTTGGGCCTTCATGCCGAAGGCTACGAAAAAGACCGCTTTGAAGAAATCATGGATTATAACGGTTGGCACACGCTTTACCTCTCTCAAGAAGAATTGGATGAATTTAATGCCATCGGCACCCTCAATTATGAAGGCGACGTTAAACTTCGTCCCAATGAGTTCCTCAATTTAAAAGTTAAAGGTAAGGAAAAAACTGCCGCACTTGCTCGTGTAGCTATCCATGCCCCTAATATCATCATCCCCTTGCGTTTTTCATCCGAAGATATCTCAGGCTTACGTCCACTCAATATGGAACAAACTTTTGTCTTGGAAGCGCTCTTGGACGAGAACATCAAACTCGTCAGCCTCCAAGGCGTTGCGGGAACGGGTAAAACACTTCTTGCGGTGGCCGCAGGTTTACGCCAAGTCCTACGCGACTTCACTTTCAATAAGATTCTCGTCTCACGTCCAATCATGCCCATGGGTAAGGATATTGGTTACCTTCCTGGTGATATCGACGAAAAACTCCGCCCCTGGATGCAACCTATTTTTGATGCCGTCGAACTCATCCGCTCCATTGACCGTCGTAGCTCCAAACCCACTCTGCCGTCAAATCTCATGGACATGGAAGAACTGCAGATTGAACCTCTCACCTACATTCGTGGACGTAGTATCCCGAATCAATACATGGTGATTGATGAATCTCAGAACCTTTCTCCCCTCGAGCTTAAAACTATCGTCACTCGCATGGGCAAAAACTCGAAAATTGTCCTCACAGGTGATGTTGAGCAGATTGACCACCCCTACATGGATAGTTACTCAAACGGTCTTGCTTATGTTGCCGGACGTTTCCGTGACAATCCCTTAGCAGCACATATCAAGCTCTCCAAAGGTGAGCGTAGTGAATTAGCTGAAGCCGCAGTCAACCTCCTATAA